A single genomic interval of Koleobacter methoxysyntrophicus harbors:
- a CDS encoding amidohydrolase: MVLYNGNIFTADKGKKRAEAVAIKDGKITAVGTDEEVLGYKDSNTKLINLEGKTAVPGFNDSHMHLLSYAVSLEKADLNGTKSIDEMKERVKNYIKRNNIPEGRWVLGRGWNHSFFKEKRLPSRQDLDEISQNHPIVLTRTCGHLCAANTRALKEAGIFDNPPEIEGGGIDVDRNGVPTGILKEKAQDLVYRIIPSLNKREIKGLILKAAENCLKEGITSVQTDDFEAVKSDFKDVLDAYFELDREKRLKVRINEQCLLPEMEKIQAFINMGYKTGYGSEFFKIGPLKLLSDGSLGGRTAALRMPYADDETTTGILIFSQDELDRLVEMGHLNGLQVAVHAIGDRAMDMALESFEKALSKYPKEDPRFRIIHAQITTRDIIEKFKKLDVIADIQPIFVSTDLAVVEERIGKERAKWTYNWKTFIDYGVHVAGGSDCPVEPFNPLYGIYAAVTRKNLDGYPENGWLPEQKLKVEEALYIFTMGSAYASFEENIKGSITPGKLADIAVLSDNIFEIEPEGIKDVNVEKTIVDGEIVYEK; the protein is encoded by the coding sequence ATGGTCCTTTATAATGGAAACATTTTTACCGCTGATAAAGGGAAAAAAAGGGCAGAAGCCGTTGCGATTAAAGACGGGAAAATAACTGCCGTAGGAACCGACGAAGAGGTCCTCGGATACAAAGACAGCAATACAAAACTAATAAACCTGGAAGGGAAAACGGCTGTCCCGGGTTTTAATGACAGCCACATGCACCTTTTAAGCTATGCTGTAAGCCTTGAAAAGGCGGATTTGAACGGGACCAAAAGCATCGATGAAATGAAAGAAAGGGTAAAAAATTACATAAAAAGAAATAACATACCTGAAGGCCGGTGGGTCCTGGGGAGGGGATGGAACCACTCATTTTTTAAGGAAAAGCGTCTGCCTTCAAGACAGGATCTGGATGAAATATCCCAAAACCATCCTATCGTCCTGACAAGGACGTGCGGGCACCTGTGTGCTGCCAATACGCGAGCCCTGAAGGAAGCAGGGATCTTTGACAATCCTCCCGAAATTGAAGGAGGGGGTATAGATGTGGACAGAAACGGGGTGCCTACAGGCATTTTAAAAGAAAAAGCCCAGGACCTGGTTTATAGGATTATACCCTCTTTAAACAAACGGGAGATTAAAGGGTTAATTCTAAAAGCCGCCGAAAACTGCTTAAAAGAAGGCATTACTTCCGTTCAAACCGATGATTTCGAAGCTGTAAAGAGCGATTTCAAAGATGTGCTGGATGCCTATTTTGAGCTGGACCGGGAAAAAAGGTTAAAAGTAAGAATAAATGAACAGTGCCTTCTCCCTGAAATGGAAAAGATACAGGCCTTTATAAATATGGGTTATAAAACGGGATACGGCAGTGAGTTCTTTAAAATCGGGCCGCTAAAGCTCTTAAGTGACGGTTCCTTAGGCGGCAGAACAGCTGCCTTACGTATGCCCTATGCCGATGATGAGACGACGACGGGAATCCTTATTTTCAGTCAGGATGAACTGGATAGACTGGTAGAAATGGGGCATTTAAACGGGCTGCAGGTTGCCGTGCATGCAATAGGTGACAGAGCGATGGATATGGCCCTTGAGTCCTTCGAAAAGGCTCTATCGAAATACCCAAAGGAAGACCCGAGATTTAGGATAATCCATGCTCAAATTACAACCAGAGATATCATAGAAAAGTTTAAAAAGCTCGATGTGATTGCTGATATTCAGCCGATTTTTGTATCTACTGACCTGGCCGTTGTAGAAGAAAGGATAGGTAAAGAACGGGCTAAATGGACGTATAACTGGAAGACCTTCATTGATTATGGTGTTCATGTGGCCGGAGGGTCCGACTGCCCCGTAGAACCCTTTAATCCCCTCTACGGCATTTATGCAGCTGTTACCCGCAAAAACCTTGACGGTTATCCCGAAAACGGCTGGCTGCCCGAACAAAAACTAAAGGTTGAAGAGGCTCTTTACATTTTCACCATGGGCTCTGCGTATGCAAGTTTTGAAGAAAACATCAAGGGGTCGATAACCCCGGGTAAGCTTGCCGATATAGCGGTGCTTTCAGATAACATTTTTGAGATAGAACCTGAAGGGATTAAGGATGTGAATGTGGAGAAAACTATCGTGGACGGGGAAATCGTATATGAAAAGTAA
- a CDS encoding M20/M25/M40 family metallo-hydrolase: MKWLENPEKLREILFELVACPSFSGSEKELDMAKKVYSIVSEIPYFRDNPGYLKLNEIENDKFNRCFVTALLKGKGDKTVVLLHHHDVVDVDDYGALKNDAFDPEKITKMLREADMPEEARKDMETGEWLFGRGVMDMKAGAALQIALLHDFSEIKDFEGNILLLSVPGEESNSEGMLAAVPFLNKLKDRYGLNYVAVVNSEPSGNRVVTGSIGKLLPVFYCFGKETHASRPFEGLSSSMLFSQVTALMDDNVELCDQAEGETSSPSTNLKVKDLKLRYNVTTPQVTAGYFNVFSMQRPADEILDILKKIACRAFENTLKIKQENARKFAELSGGEPPQVPWKPNVYTYEQLYDVCRKTRGKAFEEHIKSYIERLTEEEKDEREFTIKLIDEVHSFCPDREPKIVIAFAPPYYPHIINKGITEKERYMLEVVDRLIEYGKKEFNVEMGVIKIYPGITDLSYCGLQDADNVMKHLKPNMPAIGHIYSLPVEEMGKLDLAVINVGPAGRDAHKFTERLHMPYFEKTAPFLLRFAVEELLKF, translated from the coding sequence ATGAAATGGTTAGAAAACCCTGAAAAATTGAGAGAGATACTGTTTGAGCTCGTGGCCTGTCCGAGTTTTTCCGGCTCGGAAAAAGAACTGGATATGGCTAAAAAAGTATATTCGATAGTGTCGGAAATACCATATTTTAGGGATAATCCCGGCTATTTAAAATTGAATGAAATAGAAAACGACAAATTTAATAGGTGTTTCGTAACAGCCCTTTTGAAAGGAAAGGGCGACAAGACGGTAGTGCTTCTGCATCACCATGATGTTGTTGATGTGGATGATTATGGTGCATTAAAAAACGATGCATTTGACCCCGAAAAGATAACTAAGATGCTTAGAGAGGCAGATATGCCCGAAGAGGCCAGAAAAGACATGGAGACCGGAGAATGGCTGTTTGGCCGCGGTGTTATGGACATGAAAGCCGGTGCAGCCCTTCAAATTGCCCTACTTCATGACTTTTCAGAAATAAAGGATTTTGAGGGGAATATACTCCTGCTGTCGGTGCCGGGAGAGGAAAGCAATTCAGAAGGTATGCTGGCAGCCGTTCCTTTTTTAAATAAGTTAAAGGACCGGTACGGTCTGAACTATGTTGCGGTAGTAAACTCAGAACCCAGCGGTAACAGGGTTGTAACCGGGTCTATAGGCAAGCTCCTTCCCGTCTTCTACTGCTTCGGTAAAGAAACCCATGCCAGCCGGCCCTTTGAAGGGTTGAGTTCGAGCATGCTTTTTTCTCAGGTAACAGCGCTGATGGATGACAATGTTGAATTATGCGATCAGGCGGAAGGCGAAACGAGCTCTCCGTCAACCAACCTTAAAGTAAAAGACCTGAAGCTGCGTTATAATGTTACCACACCTCAGGTTACCGCCGGCTATTTTAATGTATTTTCCATGCAGCGTCCTGCCGATGAGATTCTGGATATATTAAAGAAAATTGCCTGCAGGGCCTTCGAAAACACGCTTAAAATAAAGCAGGAAAACGCCCGAAAATTTGCTGAACTAAGCGGTGGAGAACCGCCCCAGGTCCCGTGGAAACCGAATGTTTATACCTATGAACAGCTGTATGATGTTTGCCGTAAGACTAGAGGTAAAGCCTTTGAAGAACACATAAAATCGTACATAGAGAGACTTACTGAAGAAGAAAAAGATGAAAGGGAGTTTACTATCAAATTGATCGATGAGGTCCACAGCTTCTGCCCGGACAGAGAACCGAAAATCGTCATTGCCTTTGCACCGCCTTATTACCCCCACATAATCAATAAGGGAATAACTGAAAAAGAGAGATATATGCTGGAAGTCGTTGACAGATTAATAGAATACGGCAAAAAGGAGTTTAACGTAGAGATGGGGGTTATAAAGATATATCCCGGGATAACCGATCTGAGTTACTGCGGGCTTCAGGATGCGGATAATGTAATGAAGCACTTAAAGCCTAACATGCCTGCAATAGGGCATATTTACAGCCTGCCCGTAGAAGAAATGGGGAAACTGGATTTAGCGGTTATTAATGTGGGACCCGCCGGCAGAGATGCCCACAAGTTTACGGAAAGGCTTCATATGCCATATTTTGAAAAAACAGCTCCTTTTTTGCTGAGGTTTGCCGTTGAGGAACTGCTTAAATTTTAA
- a CDS encoding amidohydrolase family protein: MTDILIKNGFVITMEGSGAGVIEKGAVAVKGSVIEDVGPTDELEKKYRAHRVFDAEGKAVMPGLIDAHIHTSLALLRGIAQDTNNWLQKGIGPFKPHFTKDEIVKGSMMNILEGIKAGTTTFCDYDNPMTEIAENYLRIGARARIASMINELPPDLHKLEIGELYPFDASCGENMLMENIKLIEEWHGRGNGRITCVFGPQGPDMLSRELLLEIKHLAEKYDTKIYLHVAQGDREIDQMIKRYGKRSVEFLDEIGYLNERLVAIHLTEATKEEAQLMAKRGASMVHCPGSIGIIDGLVPPVLEFLDAGGTAALGSDQAPGNNCSNMFNEMKFAAILNKVKMGDPTVMPAWKVMRMATIEGAKAIGLENEIGSLRPGKKADIIIVNMSEPGLCPVITRPVRNIVPNLVYSARGHEVETVIIDGNIVMENRKVLTVNEKEVIYRAQKAAEGLALRAGEDFVNSGTKTVEMMEKGYL; encoded by the coding sequence ATGACCGATATTTTGATTAAAAACGGGTTTGTAATAACAATGGAGGGCTCAGGGGCCGGAGTAATTGAAAAGGGGGCCGTGGCTGTAAAAGGCAGTGTAATAGAGGATGTAGGCCCCACTGATGAGCTTGAAAAAAAATACAGGGCTCACAGGGTTTTTGATGCTGAAGGGAAGGCCGTGATGCCCGGGCTTATCGATGCCCATATCCATACCTCTTTAGCCCTGTTAAGGGGAATTGCCCAGGACACCAATAACTGGCTTCAAAAGGGAATAGGCCCTTTTAAGCCCCATTTTACCAAGGATGAGATTGTTAAAGGTTCCATGATGAATATATTGGAAGGCATAAAGGCCGGGACAACTACATTTTGCGACTACGACAACCCGATGACTGAAATTGCAGAAAACTATCTGAGGATCGGGGCTCGAGCCCGTATAGCAAGCATGATTAACGAACTCCCGCCGGATCTGCATAAATTAGAAATCGGAGAGCTTTATCCCTTTGACGCCTCTTGCGGGGAAAATATGCTTATGGAAAATATTAAGCTCATAGAAGAATGGCACGGAAGGGGCAACGGCAGAATTACATGTGTTTTTGGCCCCCAGGGCCCTGATATGTTGAGCAGGGAATTACTCCTGGAAATTAAACATCTGGCAGAAAAGTACGATACGAAGATATACCTTCACGTGGCACAGGGGGATAGGGAAATAGATCAAATGATAAAACGATACGGCAAGAGGTCGGTAGAGTTTCTTGATGAAATAGGATACCTGAATGAAAGACTTGTGGCCATTCACCTTACGGAAGCCACGAAAGAAGAAGCACAGCTGATGGCCAAAAGAGGCGCGTCAATGGTCCACTGCCCGGGGAGCATAGGTATTATAGACGGGCTTGTGCCGCCGGTGTTGGAGTTTCTAGATGCAGGCGGGACAGCAGCCCTGGGAAGCGACCAGGCTCCGGGGAATAACTGCAGCAACATGTTCAATGAAATGAAATTTGCAGCCATACTGAATAAAGTTAAGATGGGCGATCCTACTGTAATGCCTGCATGGAAAGTTATGCGGATGGCAACCATTGAGGGGGCTAAAGCTATCGGCCTTGAGAATGAGATAGGGTCATTAAGACCCGGCAAGAAAGCGGATATAATAATCGTAAATATGAGTGAACCCGGATTGTGTCCTGTAATAACACGACCCGTGAGGAATATAGTTCCTAATCTTGTCTACTCGGCGCGGGGCCATGAAGTTGAGACCGTAATCATAGACGGGAACATAGTGATGGAAAATAGAAAGGTACTTACCGTAAATGAAAAAGAGGTTATATACCGGGCACAAAAAGCCGCCGAAGGGCTCGCTTTACGGGCCGGTGAAGACTTTGTCAACTCGGGCACAAAAACGGTAGAGATGATGGAAAAAGGTTATTTGTAA
- a CDS encoding amidohydrolase, whose product MIHQPEELYELMEIAHKNGIQVACHAIGDGAIQLFTDTVERLQKKLPKKDIRHRVIHCQITDHKLLERIAGLNICVDAQPSFVSTDYKIVEDRVGKEKARTSYAWKTMLGLGIPVGFGSDCPVENIDPFAGLYAAVTRMDLDGNPEGGWNPQEKLTIEEALRMYTMGSAYVCRKEHKIGSIEAGKYADMIVLDKNPLEIKAEELPKLKVLYTVVNGIVRGVNC is encoded by the coding sequence TTGATACATCAGCCCGAAGAATTGTATGAATTGATGGAAATTGCACATAAAAACGGTATCCAGGTAGCCTGTCATGCAATAGGCGATGGGGCCATACAGCTATTTACAGATACCGTCGAAAGGCTGCAGAAAAAGCTTCCGAAAAAGGACATAAGGCACAGGGTTATACACTGCCAGATTACTGATCATAAGCTGCTTGAAAGGATAGCCGGTCTTAACATATGTGTTGATGCCCAGCCGTCTTTTGTTTCGACAGATTATAAAATAGTTGAAGACCGTGTCGGCAAAGAAAAAGCCAGAACCAGCTACGCCTGGAAGACTATGCTGGGATTGGGAATACCGGTGGGATTCGGATCTGACTGCCCGGTTGAAAACATCGACCCCTTTGCCGGTCTGTATGCAGCTGTGACCAGAATGGATTTGGACGGAAACCCTGAAGGGGGCTGGAATCCGCAGGAAAAATTAACGATTGAAGAAGCCCTGAGAATGTATACTATGGGTTCAGCGTATGTGTGCAGAAAAGAACATAAGATCGGTTCTATCGAAGCCGGAAAGTATGCGGATATGATTGTTTTGGATAAGAACCCGCTGGAAATAAAAGCGGAGGAGCTTCCTAAGCTGAAGGTTTTATATACTGTTGTAAACGGCATTGTAAGGGGAGTGAACTGCTGA
- a CDS encoding APC family permease, which produces MKDYKISLFGAVIMLVGTVIGAGIYIMIGPLAVTVGPGLFLCYLIASVIAVTSSMCYAQVASVFPATAASFQYAKMFYGDFVGFLVGWLRVVNTFFGLALMGKGFAEYVSPYFKTDIRLTAVLVLTIYFIINLLGIKTTQRVQTLLVIIVVGGLAIFCGAGVFKIKIDNLTPVFAAGPGALIKGSMTAFYAYTGLYFIAEIGGEVQEPNKTIPRSICIAGGVIGFLYFITALVFSGGLGWQAIKQYQPNLAEAAGFLFRPSIAAVIQLSALTAVINPINSLYITGSRFLCVLSGDKKIPPVFSRLNRFNVPATALSLVYFISLIIVLIDLPVLYLGAIGSIVNLIAMTLVAGICFRIQNEYPCEFKNAPFKMSDSMLKLLPKFTIICALILILISFTADIFIMFSFMFWIAAGSAYYFIKNRTPF; this is translated from the coding sequence ATGAAAGATTATAAAATAAGCCTATTTGGTGCTGTAATTATGCTGGTGGGAACGGTAATCGGCGCAGGTATATATATAATGATAGGCCCCCTGGCTGTCACGGTGGGTCCCGGGCTTTTTTTGTGTTATTTAATTGCATCGGTTATAGCTGTTACATCTTCCATGTGCTATGCTCAGGTTGCATCAGTTTTCCCTGCTACTGCTGCTTCCTTTCAGTATGCAAAAATGTTTTACGGCGATTTTGTAGGTTTTTTAGTCGGCTGGTTGAGGGTAGTTAATACTTTTTTCGGTCTGGCGCTTATGGGTAAAGGTTTTGCCGAATATGTCAGCCCGTACTTTAAGACAGATATCAGATTAACAGCAGTGTTAGTTTTAACGATATACTTCATTATAAATTTATTAGGCATCAAAACGACTCAAAGGGTTCAAACCCTTCTTGTAATAATAGTAGTAGGAGGGCTGGCAATTTTTTGCGGTGCGGGGGTATTTAAAATAAAAATTGATAATCTAACCCCGGTATTTGCTGCAGGGCCCGGGGCTTTAATAAAAGGCAGTATGACGGCTTTTTATGCTTATACAGGACTGTATTTTATCGCTGAAATCGGGGGGGAAGTACAGGAGCCAAATAAAACTATTCCGAGATCAATTTGTATTGCCGGAGGCGTTATCGGATTTTTGTACTTCATTACAGCATTGGTGTTTTCTGGAGGGCTCGGCTGGCAGGCGATAAAACAGTATCAGCCCAATCTTGCGGAAGCTGCCGGATTTTTATTCCGCCCTTCAATTGCTGCTGTAATTCAATTGAGTGCTTTAACTGCGGTTATAAACCCTATAAACTCTTTATATATTACAGGCAGCAGGTTTTTATGTGTTCTGTCGGGTGACAAAAAAATTCCGCCTGTATTTTCGAGATTAAACCGGTTTAATGTCCCGGCGACAGCCCTTTCCCTCGTTTATTTTATAAGCCTTATTATTGTTTTAATAGACTTACCCGTACTGTATTTAGGGGCTATCGGCTCTATAGTAAACCTTATTGCCATGACCCTTGTTGCGGGAATCTGTTTCAGAATACAGAATGAATATCCCTGTGAGTTTAAAAATGCACCTTTTAAAATGTCCGACAGCATGCTGAAACTTCTCCCCAAGTTTACCATCATCTGTGCTTTAATACTTATACTTATATCTTTTACAGCAGATATTTTTATAATGTTTTCATTTATGTTCTGGATAGCTGCGGGGAGTGCTTATTATTTTATAAAAAATCGAACTCCTTTTTAA
- a CDS encoding DUF1659 domain-containing protein, with the protein MAVTATPSDSRLQMKFQTGFDENGNPVVKTKTLNGVKSAAGNQDLYDIAQGLAGLQVHNLVTIRRIDEVELTESI; encoded by the coding sequence ATGGCCGTTACAGCTACTCCGTCGGATTCCAGGCTTCAGATGAAGTTTCAAACAGGGTTTGATGAAAACGGAAATCCTGTAGTAAAAACAAAAACACTCAATGGCGTAAAATCCGCTGCCGGTAACCAGGATTTGTATGATATAGCCCAGGGCCTTGCCGGGCTGCAGGTCCACAATCTGGTTACCATCCGCAGGATAGATGAAGTCGAACTCACAGAAAGCATTTAG
- a CDS encoding DUF2922 domain-containing protein: protein MNTTLEMNFINASGKNSRITLNDPRADLTATEVEQVMDRIILANIFNTPGGDLTQIGSARIVTRDVIELL from the coding sequence GTGAATACTACCTTGGAAATGAACTTCATCAATGCTTCGGGAAAAAACTCCCGAATAACCCTTAATGACCCCAGGGCTGACCTTACTGCAACGGAGGTTGAACAGGTAATGGACCGGATTATCCTTGCAAATATCTTCAATACCCCGGGCGGTGACCTGACCCAGATAGGTTCAGCCAGAATAGTAACAAGGGATGTAATAGAACTCCTGTAG
- a CDS encoding YvrJ family protein: MEEILAPIANLGFPIVVSIYLLVRVESKLDKLSDSINELARVLSKSPG, translated from the coding sequence ATGGAAGAGATACTTGCTCCAATTGCAAATCTGGGGTTCCCCATAGTTGTTTCCATCTATCTCCTGGTAAGGGTGGAAAGCAAACTGGATAAACTCTCGGATTCAATAAATGAGCTGGCCCGTGTCCTGAGTAAAAGCCCGGGTTAA
- a CDS encoding DUF2284 domain-containing protein, translating into MDFGQQIEQAGKLIEFLIEMGAWRAKLIKTRDIIVDERVRFQCAHSGCRDYGKLMCPPNTPAIDEFRKVLGRYTFGIILQVKGEIKGEDWQKESDMYALKLHDLVYRGEKQAFALGFPFAAGLIGGSCKLCSECGEKCSNRSRARPSLEAVGIDVIRTCRNADMSVNFEKGRVIWTGLILLD; encoded by the coding sequence ATGGATTTCGGTCAGCAGATAGAACAGGCCGGGAAGCTAATAGAATTCCTCATTGAAATGGGTGCCTGGAGGGCAAAGCTTATTAAAACCAGGGATATTATTGTCGATGAACGGGTAAGGTTCCAATGTGCCCATTCGGGGTGCCGGGATTACGGGAAACTCATGTGCCCGCCCAACACCCCCGCGATAGATGAATTCAGGAAGGTCCTCGGCAGGTACACCTTCGGCATAATCCTCCAGGTAAAGGGGGAAATAAAAGGGGAAGACTGGCAGAAGGAAAGTGATATGTATGCTCTGAAGCTCCATGACTTAGTATACAGGGGTGAAAAGCAGGCCTTCGCCCTCGGGTTCCCTTTCGCAGCAGGTTTAATCGGAGGCTCGTGCAAGCTGTGCAGTGAATGCGGGGAAAAATGCAGCAACAGGAGCCGGGCCCGCCCCTCCCTGGAAGCAGTGGGCATCGATGTTATCAGAACGTGCAGAAATGCTGATATGTCCGTAAACTTTGAGAAGGGGCGGGTAATCTGGACGGGTTTGATTCTGCTGGATTAA